The window GACCGTATTGACTTACAAGCGGGCGAAGTCATTGCTAAACGTAAAGTCCGTTTTCGCACTTTAGGATGTTGGCCATTAACTGGAGCCGTTGAATCACAGGCAGAAACATTACCTGAGATTATCGAGGAAATGCTGATATCGACAACCAGTGAGCGTCAAGGCCGATTAATTGATAGCGATCAGTCAGCATCAATGGAGCAAAAAAAGCGCCAAGGGTATTTTTAAGGGGGGAAACGTTATGGCAGATGTCGCATACAATGAAACAATTGCGGAGCAAATCAAGCAACAAGGTGGTGTGGAAGCTTATTTGTTAGCGCAACAGGAGAAAGGGCTATTACGTTTCCTGACTTGCGGGAATGTGGATGATGGTAAAAGTACGCTCATTGGTCGCTTACTTCATGACACACGGCAAATTTATGAAGATCAACTTTCTGTTCTGCAAAATGACAGTAAACGTATAGGAACACAGGGGGAAAAGTTAGATCTTGCGTTGCTGGTGGATGGTCTTGCAGCTGAACGTGAGCAAGGCATCACTATTGATGTCGCATATCGCTATTTCTCCACGCAAAAGCGTAAATTTATTATTGCAGATACGCCTGGGCATGAGCAATATACCCGAAATATGGCAACGGGCGCATCGACATGCTCACTTTCTATTTTGTTGATCGATGCTCGAAAAGGTGTTCAAGAGCAAACGCGGCGTCATAGCTTTATCAGCACATTGCTGGGTATCCGCCATTTAGTGGTTGCCGTCAATAAAATGGATTTGATGGACTATAGCGAAAGCGTATTCGAAAAAATTAAACAAGATTATCAGTCTTTTGCGACTGAGTTGCCTATCGACCTTAATGTATGGTTTGTGCCCATTTCGGCACTTGATGGCGATAATATTGTTAATAAAAGTCACAATCTACCTTGGTATCAAGGTGAGACGTTACTGCAAATTTTAGAGAATGTTCAGGTTCAGCAAAAAGCCTCAGAGCAAGCATTACGTTTTCCCGTTCAATATGTGAATAGGCCTAACCTTGATTTTAGAGGTTATAGCGGCACCTTATCTTCAGGAATAATTCATATTGGGCAGTCTGTTAAAGTACTTCCTTCTGGGCAGTTATCGCGAATCAAAGATATTGTCACTTTCGAGGGTTCACAACATTTTGCAATACCCGGTGAAGCCATCACGTTGGTCTTGGAAGATGATATTGATATTAGTCGCGGAGATTTAATTGTTGCCGAGGATGATACGCTAACAAGCACGCGTCAAGCGCTTATCGATGTTGTTTGGATGTCAGAACAACCATTGGTGCAGGGACAGCAGTTAGATATCAAAATTGCAGGCAAAAGAAGTCGAGCGAAGGTAGAAAATATTCAATATCAAGTTGATGTGAATAATTTGACGCAAAAGGTCGCGACTGAGTTACCGCTAAATAGTATTGGCCTTGTTGAATTCTCGTTTGATGAACCCCTGTTATTGGATAATTATCAACATAATGCGGATACCGGCGGCATGATCTTAATTGATAGGTTAACGAATGTTACAGCAGGCGCGGGGCTCGTTCGTGAAATTAAAGCAGATTTCATTGGGCAAGATGATCACTTTAGTGAATTTGAAATCGAGCTGAACAAGTTAATTAGGCGCCATTTCCCTCACTGGGGAGCTCGTGATTTGCTGGGTGGAAAATAACTATCATGGATTTGATTAATGAACATATTGTGTGGCATCCACATGCCATTACGCGTCAATTTAGAGAGCGAGCGAATGGCCATAAGGGGGCAGTGCTATGGTTTACGGGGCTGTCTGGCTCAGGTAAGTCAACATTGGCTGGTGCAATTGAACAAACATTAGCCGAGATGGAGATTAAGACTTACTTGCTTGATGGTGATAACGTACGCCATGGATTATGCCGAGACCTTGGTTTTAGCGAGGAAGATCGGCAAGAGAATATTCGACGCATTGGCGAAGTGGCTAAGCTGATGGTTGATGCTGGACTGATAGTTGCGACAGCGTTTATATCTCCTTATCGAGAGGACAGACAACGGGTTCGTGAATTGTTTGAAGCAAATCAATTTTTTGAATTGCACGTAGCAACACCAGTAGACATCTGTGAACAACGCGATCCAAAAGGGCTGTATAAGCAAGCGAGAGAGGGGAAGATAACGCATTTTACAGGGATTGATTCTCCGTATCAGGAGCCATTACAGCCGGAGTTACGCATTGATGGACGGCAGCCCATCGCTGATTCAATAACGCAAATTCTCCACCTGCTGAAAACTCAACAAGTTATTAAAACCTAATCTGTTATTCTCAAAAAGATGTTGCTGAATGGCCTTGAGTAGCATCTTTTCATCAACGACGCCGTTAAATCACATTTAATGGTATCTTCTTTTTACTTTCACGCTGATAAAATAACCTTTTTCTATTAAGATGTTGCACGAAAGTACAATCAATATTGTATTGGCGCTCGTATTTTTGTTGGCAAATTTCACTTGGATTGGTAATAGTGATTTTTATGATTCAAGGTACCCTATAATTTGCTAGTGAGAAACGGAACAAAAACAGCGTGATCAACACTAAGTTGAGTGAATTTTAATCATATAATATGTGATTTACTCTGACTTTTATGACATTACTTTCTTCTTAGTAGCGTCATGAGCTGAGTTATGGGATGATTAGCAAATCATTTCAGGGGGCAGAATGGGCAAATTAACGCTTCTATTAATCGCAGTATTAGCTTGGACGCAATATTCTCTATGGTTAGGAAAAAATGGTATCCATGATTATGTGCGAGTAAAAGACGATGTTGCAGCGCAAGAAATTATCAATTCTCGCTTAAAAGTGCGTAATGAGCAGTTATTTGCTGAAATTAATGACCTAAACGATGGTCAAGATGCGATTGAAGAACGAGCTCGCACAGAACTCGGAATGATCAAACCTGGCGAATCATTTTATAGAATGGTCAAAGAAAGTAATAATCAGAAAGCATCTAATAATCAATAAATAACGTATTTGCTCATGAATTATTATCGCGATTGGCCATTAATTTCGATGTAAGATCCAACATAATGAATAACTCAATCATTGGGGAAAACCCGCAAATTGTTGCAATAATTCCCGCGGCAGGTATTGGCAGCCGTATGAATGCTGATTGCCCAAAACAGTATTTACAAGTCGCAGGGAAAACAATCATTGAACACACGATTAGTGCATTGTTACTCAACCCTAGCGTCACCCATATCGTTGTCGCACTCAGCCCGGATGATGATTATTTTGCTAAGCTTGATATTGCACAAGATCCGCGAGTGACCACAGTAAACGGTGGAAAAGAGCGCGCGGACTCAGTGATGGCGGGGTTAAACCTTTTAGCCAAAAACGAAAGCATGCAAAATAAGTGGGTGTTGGTGCATGACGCAGCACGTCCTTGTTTGCATCAAGATGATTTAAATAAAATTATTCAGCTATCAACAAAAGAGTGTTGTGGCGGAATTCTTGCTGCGCCTGTTAGAGACACAATGAAGCGGAGTTTTAAAACGTCTGCTCTTATTGATCATACAGTTGAACGTGAAGCATTATGGCATGCATTAACCCCACAGTTTTTTCCATTATTGTTATTGCGGGATTGTTTAAGTAAAGCTTTGAAAGAAAATGCGGTTATCACAGATGAAGCCTCTGCCCTTGAATATTGTGGTTATCAACCTGTATTGGTTTCAGGGCGTTCAGATAACTTAAAAGTGACCAGACCAGAAGATCTTGCTCTGGCAGAATTTTATCTTTCTAAAATGAAATAAAAGGAATAAATCATGAGAGTTGGGCACGGGTTCGATGTACATAAGTTCGGTGGTGATGGTCCCATCATTATTGGTGGGGTTCGTATTCCATATGAACAAGGTTTATTAGCTCACTCTGACGGTGATGTTGTATTACATGCAGTAACGGATGCAATTTTAGGGGCTGCTGCACTCGGGGATATTGGTAAATTATTCCCAGATACCGATCCGGCCTATAAAGGTGCTGATAGCCGTGTGCTACTAAAAGAAGCTTATCGTCATGTACGTGCAAAAGGTTACAGTATCGGTAATATTGATGTCACTATCATGGCACAAGCCCCTAAAATGCTGCCACATATTCCACAAATGCGTGTCAATATTGCAGAAGACCTAGAATGCCATATGGATGACATTAATGTTAAAGCGACGACAACTGAACAATTAGGTTTTGTTGGTCGTAAAGAAGGTATTGCATGTGCTGCGGTAGTATTACTTGTTAAAGATAATGGTAGTGAAAATCATGAATGTACAGTACCTGCATGGTA of the Providencia stuartii genome contains:
- the cysN gene encoding sulfate adenylyltransferase subunit CysN encodes the protein MADVAYNETIAEQIKQQGGVEAYLLAQQEKGLLRFLTCGNVDDGKSTLIGRLLHDTRQIYEDQLSVLQNDSKRIGTQGEKLDLALLVDGLAAEREQGITIDVAYRYFSTQKRKFIIADTPGHEQYTRNMATGASTCSLSILLIDARKGVQEQTRRHSFISTLLGIRHLVVAVNKMDLMDYSESVFEKIKQDYQSFATELPIDLNVWFVPISALDGDNIVNKSHNLPWYQGETLLQILENVQVQQKASEQALRFPVQYVNRPNLDFRGYSGTLSSGIIHIGQSVKVLPSGQLSRIKDIVTFEGSQHFAIPGEAITLVLEDDIDISRGDLIVAEDDTLTSTRQALIDVVWMSEQPLVQGQQLDIKIAGKRSRAKVENIQYQVDVNNLTQKVATELPLNSIGLVEFSFDEPLLLDNYQHNADTGGMILIDRLTNVTAGAGLVREIKADFIGQDDHFSEFEIELNKLIRRHFPHWGARDLLGGK
- the cysC gene encoding adenylyl-sulfate kinase yields the protein MDLINEHIVWHPHAITRQFRERANGHKGAVLWFTGLSGSGKSTLAGAIEQTLAEMEIKTYLLDGDNVRHGLCRDLGFSEEDRQENIRRIGEVAKLMVDAGLIVATAFISPYREDRQRVRELFEANQFFELHVATPVDICEQRDPKGLYKQAREGKITHFTGIDSPYQEPLQPELRIDGRQPIADSITQILHLLKTQQVIKT
- the ftsB gene encoding cell division protein FtsB — its product is MGKLTLLLIAVLAWTQYSLWLGKNGIHDYVRVKDDVAAQEIINSRLKVRNEQLFAEINDLNDGQDAIEERARTELGMIKPGESFYRMVKESNNQKASNNQ
- the ispD gene encoding 2-C-methyl-D-erythritol 4-phosphate cytidylyltransferase, with the protein product MNNSIIGENPQIVAIIPAAGIGSRMNADCPKQYLQVAGKTIIEHTISALLLNPSVTHIVVALSPDDDYFAKLDIAQDPRVTTVNGGKERADSVMAGLNLLAKNESMQNKWVLVHDAARPCLHQDDLNKIIQLSTKECCGGILAAPVRDTMKRSFKTSALIDHTVEREALWHALTPQFFPLLLLRDCLSKALKENAVITDEASALEYCGYQPVLVSGRSDNLKVTRPEDLALAEFYLSKMK
- the ispF gene encoding 2-C-methyl-D-erythritol 2,4-cyclodiphosphate synthase, with protein sequence MRVGHGFDVHKFGGDGPIIIGGVRIPYEQGLLAHSDGDVVLHAVTDAILGAAALGDIGKLFPDTDPAYKGADSRVLLKEAYRHVRAKGYSIGNIDVTIMAQAPKMLPHIPQMRVNIAEDLECHMDDINVKATTTEQLGFVGRKEGIACAAVVLLVKDNGSENHECTVPAW